The genomic stretch CGATACGCCCGGCGCCTGTGCCTTAACGGACCCGGTAACCTGCCAGCAACTCAACGGTTTGTTCATGGGAGCCGGGACAAATTGCGATGACACAAATGGAAACGGCAAGGCGGATATCTGCGAGCTCATCCAGGAAGACAATGATTATGGCGATGCTCCGGAGGGCGCCTTGGCCTATCCGAGTACCGGCATCATGGGAAGCTTTCCCACCTGCCTGCTGGCCGGACCGGCGACGTTCATACGACATGCCAACTTCGGCGGAACCTTCGGGGGCTTCGACTTCGACCTGGAAGGGAATGGAGGACTGTGCCCTGTCTTCACGCCGAACAACTACGACAAGGATGAGTGCTTCGGAGATGGAGATGCCGGATTGATCCGGCCCGGCGCGTTCACAATTCAGGGGCCAGTCGGCAGCGAAATGGTTGTCCCATGCCCGAATAGTCCGGGCACTTCACTTGGACCGGCTTGCACCAACGCGGTATGGGGAGTCAACGTGGACATCCAGATCTCCAACCTGATGCCTCCAGGCGCACCCAAAGCCTATGTCAACGTCCTGTTCGATTGGGATCAGAACGGCATGTGGTCTGGTGCATCCGGCTGCGGAGTTGCCGCTGCACCGGAGCATTCATTGGTGAATTTCGAAGTGCCGAACGGCTACATCGGGCCAATTTCCGGCTTGGTTCCACCGCCGCCGAATTTTCTGATCGGGCCGAACCCGGGGTACGTCTGGACACGCTTCACGCTGACTGAGCGGCCGGTGCCAGCGGCCTGGACGGGAGACGGGATTTATGAAGATGGTGAAACGGAGGACTACCTGCTGCTCGTGGCGGGCGCTGCGACGGACGATTTCGGCGATGCGCCCGATCCACCCTACCCGACTCTGATTACAAGCAACGGCGCACGGCATACCGTCGGCAACCTTTTCCTCGGCGCCCTCGTCGACCCCGAAGCTGACGGCCAGCCGAATGCAAACGCGACCGGCGACGATCTGAGCGGATTGCCAGACGAAGATGGTGTGGTGTTCAACACATTGCCGCTGATTCCCGGTCAGGGTGGCGTGGTGACCGTGACGCTCCTCGCGCCGGTGGGCGGTGCACTCTTGAGCGTCTGGGTCGATTTCAATGGTGACGGTTCCTGGGGGACGCCCGGCGATCAGATTTTTGTTGCGCAGCCGCTTGCAGCCGGCCCGAACCCGCTGCCTTTCATGGTTCCGCCCACGGCGACGCCGAACATCATCACGTTTGCGCGCTTCCGTTTGCATACGAATCCGGGTGGCGTTCCATATGTCGGTGGAATTCCGTACGGCGAAGTGGAGGATTATCAGGTGCCGATTGGAGAGTTGCCGCTCACACCGAAGTGGCGGCAATCACCGGCATTTGGGCTTGGATTTGATGCCGAATCCGACTTCTGGTGGAACGAACCGATCCCACTAAGCAAATGGTCGCAGCCGCCGGACCCGAGCCTGCCCGGCCTGCATGCACACGACTACGACATCGGCATGGGGCTGCAACGGGAAACGCTTGCCGACGACTGGCAATGCGAGGGCGGCCTCGTCAATTCTCTGAGTTGGTGGGGAAACTACGAGGTTGACGCGACGGGCAACGAACTGCGCGGAGCCGGCATCCAGAGCTTCCAGGTCAGCATCCATACTTGCGCGCCTGGGCCAATCCCGCCGTGGTGCGTTCCGATGGTCCCACCTCTGGCGATCTGGACGATCCCATTTGTTTCGGGAAACGAGACCGATTCGGGACTTGTCAATAACGAGGGCTCGAAAATCTACTTCTACAAGGTGAGTCTCCCCGTGGAGTTTCCGCAACAACTGGGCAACTTCTACTGGTTCGATCTCTCCGCCACCGCTGTAAATCCGCTGAGTCCGCCGCTGTGGCGATGGCAGGAAGCCCGACGCGCGCCGGCTCCGCCGCTCGGCCATGCGCCTGCGGCCGAGCAGTCCGATCAACAGCCGTGGCGAACCATCGTTTGGCCACCCATACCGCCCGAAAACCTTGAGCGGTTCAGTGACATGGCCTTCGAAGTGATTTCGACTTCCGATCCTGCGATGCCGCCGGTCAACAAGATTGTGGCCGACGATTTCCGTTCTGATGGCCGGCCGATCAAGGCTGTACGCTGGTGGGGTAGCTACTTCGACGAGCGCTACGCGCCCGGACCTTCAATCGATCCGCGCCATGTCATTGATGGGTGGTTCATCTCCTTCCATCCGACTGATCCATCGGCGACCGCCGTCTGCCCGCCTGGGTTGGCAACGGTCGATTGGCCGTCGGTGCTCGGCGTTTACTTCGCACCGGCGGAGGCGGTCCAGATCACGATGACGAATCTGACGGACTGCATGCAGCATGCCGTCTATGAATACTCGATCGATCTGGATCGGTGCTGTCTGCTTTGTGCTGCATCCGATCCGCGCACCGGTGAGACGCCTGCACAAACCGAGGAATTCGAGGAGACAAGCAATCTCGTCTATTGGCTGGGCATTCAGGCTGTGACGGGCGTCAAATGGCAAGCCGGCGGATGCGGCTACGACGATCGCATCGCGACGGGCCATTGGCCGTCTGATCTGACCGGCCAAGGCGAATTCTGGGGCTGGCATACGAGTCTTGGCATCGACACGCCGTACCCGGCGATGAAAACGGCCTGCACCGGCCGCATCCTCGACATGACCCCTCCAGTGCCGTATCCGCCAGATTGCTGGAGATATGACGCCTGGATGAAACAGCCGTGGATGTGCCCGAACCCGATGCCTCCGTTTCCACCGGTACAAATGTCGTTCGAGCTTTACGCCGAGCCGTGTCAATTGCCTGGCGATGTCAACCAGTCCGGCTCATTGACGCTCGACGACATTCCGTGCTTTGTTGACTGCCTGCTCGGCTCGATGGCGCCCGGTTGTGTCTGCGGGTGCGCGGACATGAACCTGGATGCGAAGGTAGACGGACAGGACATCCAGATCTTCGTGAATGCGATCCTCGGGCTGTAAGAAACGAGGACACCACATTTACGAACCTGCGCGGCATCCGAGTTCCCGAATGGAGGTCGGAACTCGGGTGCCCGCGCATTAATGGTGCATCACGTGCAGAATTAAGCCTTCAGGATGACATCGGCGAGTTCCGCGATGCCCTTGCCGTGGGAGGCCACGGTCTTGACGATGGGTCGATTCGAGCCCATGGACTCGACAATTTCAGATGCCAGCTTGTCGGCACCAGGCAGGTCGGCCTTGTTGATCACAAAGACATCCGCCACCTCGGTAATGCCCGCCTTCTCCATCTGAAGGCCATCGCCCGCGCCCGGCATCATCAATAGCACGAGCGGCCTGGCCCACTCGCGAATGGCCACGTCGTTCTGTCCTGCTCCGACGGTCTCAATCAGTAGCACATCGAACTTCGCGCGACGGATGACTTCGACCATCGCACCGGTGGTCGGAGCGAGACCGCCAAGCTGACCACGGCTGGCGGCCGAGCGAAGGAATACGCCGGCATCGCCTGCGTTGATCGTCATGCGAGCGCGATCACCCAGAAGGGCTCCGCCCGTGAGCGGACTAACGGGGTCCACCGCGACCACCGCGACGGACTTCCCACGGTTTCGAATTTCCCTGAGCAGCCGGCCGATCAGCGTACTCTTGCCGACGCCCGGCGAGCCCGTAAAGCCGACTACGGCGGTCCTGCCGTCGCCCCGGGGCAGCGTCCGATTCACCTGTTCAATCGTCGCGCCGTCTTCGACCCAGGTCAGAACGCGGCCAAGGGCTACGCGGTCGCCGCTGCACATGGCGGCGATCCATCGATCGAGGTCACCGTTCTCGGCGCAGCGCCGTCGCTGATCATGCACCTTGATGGCGAGCGCCTTGACCTGCTCGACAATCTTTGCGAGGGACACCTCGGTCTCGAAGACGATCGCGACCCCCGCATCCTTCATCGCCTGGACATCGTCAGGTGGAATAATGCCGCCGATGACAACCGGAATATCGGGCCGGCCGAGTTTCTTCATTTCGTCCATCAGGATCGGAACGAGCGTCAGATGAGCGGCACTGTGGAAACTGGCGCCAAGGATGTCGACATCCTCCTCGACCGCCGCCTTTGCGGCGGTTGCAGGCGACTGCCAGAGGCCGGTATAGACCACTTCCAAGCCGGCGTCTCGCAAACCGCGGGCAAGCACCTTGACGCCGCGATCGTGCCCGTCGAGTCCGATCTTCGCCAACAGTATCCTCGTAGGTGTGTGTTGCATCCCCGATCCAGAAAAGCCTTGACTACTGGTTGTTCGCGGCTTTCCTCGAAGCGAGCAAGCATCGCGCAACTCTATCTTGGCAGGTTTCCGTGGTCGCGCCAAGAGCATCGGTACGACGCGCCGACAGGAGTTTGCAGATGGATGATCTTTTCGGCAATTTTCGCTGAATTTTCCCTGGGGTGATCCGGCCGAATCCGAGTCATGCGTATTACGATGCTTTGTCGGCCAGTGGGAGCGGCACGAAGCCAACAGCCGCAAGCCGGCTGCCGGCCTACGTCTCTTTCGACTCCCGAGCAGGATTGGCCAGTGGCCACCAATATGCCTCTGCGTAAAAACGGCGAAGGACCAGCCGTGTCGGACGACTTCCATCGCGTGGGTAGATTGGTTCTGGGTCGCGCTCCGTGCTTCCTGCTTGGACAATGATGAATCGGGATGTCTCTGAACATGAGCTCCCGATCGGCCACGGGGGCTGGCTGAAAGGAGTTCTCGCGAGCCATCCAAAACGGTTGTCGCTTCGCCGGAAACGCTGTGTTTAGCGCGCGCCGACATGGCCATTTTCAGAAATGTGGTTGCATCCAACACGGAACACGACGATGCGACAATACATAGGCACCAGAGAATTGTGATCTGACCCTTGCTCGATCGGCTTCGTATCGAACACCTCGCCGCCCCGGCTTCCGGCAGCGTTTCTTTGTTTCCTGCGACCGTATGAACTTAGTTGCCACAACCAAGAATTGTTCAACCGTCTGAATTTCGCGGCAATAATGACTGTATTTTTTCCTTGATTTCCTTAGGGGGGGGGTAAACTATTGGATGTTCGGGCGGATGGCTTTTTCTTAATCAGAGAATAAAAGGAGGAAGATCATGTCACGATCTCGTAAGACATGGCTTGGGATGATAATTGTTGGTGCGATTACGATGATCGTCATCAGCAAGGCTGGTGATACTCGGGCTTGCCCGCACATTCCTTGCGAGACCGGGCTGTGTATGTACGATCCAGTGATTGACAACACCACCTGCTTTCACGCAGAAATCATTTCTGGGCCTTGTAAGTGCGAGGAGCCAGGTCATCGGTGTACTCCTTGGTACCGGAAGGTCGTGGCGTCTCGAATTGAACTCGTGACTGGCCAGGAAGATGGGACGCCTCCCCCATGCGCCTGGGATGGGCCATGCTATCAGTGCTTTAGGCTGAACACGCTCATACCGTGTTCAGTTGTATACAAGTGTCGGAACTGGTATCAGGAGGGTATCGAAAAATGCAATCCAGTGAGTTTGTATGAAGAATGTGGCACTTGGTATTCGCGTACGAATCATACTTCTGGCTTCGAGCTGACCGGACAGATCTGCTGTTATTGGATCCAGTAATCGCAACCCTGACTAATGCTGCGCTCTTGTCGCAAGTAACGTCGTGATGGCTATCATTAGCTTGACCATTAGGTCAGTCGTGACCGAGGAAGGCGGCCCCATATGCAAAGTCTCCTGCTTGTACTGTGCGCCACTCTCTCATGCGGTGACACGAAGACCGCCATGCCCGATTCACTCTCAAGAGCCTTTGCGCAGCGGATGCGCTTTCAGACCGCCTATTTCGAATATGAGTATCGCGCGTTCTGTTCGAACGCCAAACAGCGCCCGAAACTTCGTTACGAAGCCAGATTCGCCGGCAAGGACCTCTATTGGGCAGAGCTGGGTGACGAAGACGGTATCCGTTCACACGAAATCACCACCGGCCAGCCGATTCTCGGCGTGCGGTACGCATGCACACCGGAACGGGCCGTTCGTTGCAATGACGGGAAGGACGAATGGTCGATCCGGGATGGTGAATTCACCGTACGTGCCCAACCGACGCCGGAACGCTTTCTTATCCGCGGCACGGCGCCGGAGCGTTTACTCGACCCCCGTTCGGCCGGCCTCTGTCCAGTGACTTTTTCAGAAACGTCGCCCGACGATTTGCTTCAGGAAATTCAGCAAAAAGGCTACGAATGGTCGGAAAAGAGTGCGAACGGAATCATTGAAGTATCCGGTTCACTGAAAAAACAGGCCGCAGAAGGGGAACCTTTCAGAATCGTCGTTTGGCGGATCGACCCGGAAAAGGATGATGCGATCCTCGAGATGCGGGTGTACGCCGGCTACCCCGATGGCAGACGCGAACTGTTGGAACGGATTGAGGCTGACCATGCGCAATTCGATGGCCGATGGTGGCCGACGAGGTGCATCACCACGCTTGAGTCCAGGCCCGGCAGCGAGGAGTTCACCTTCACGCGCGTCGAGTTCGATCGCAAGGAACATCCGAGCAAGCTGGGGCCTGATATCCTCGGAATTCCGCCGGGGCTTGCCGCAGTCGACCGAATCCGTCGCACCTCCGGCTCGGGCCCACTGAAAATGGGACGTTATGTTGGAGACGGACAAATCGTGTCCGTCAATGAATGGTACGAGCATCACAAGGAGAAACACAACTCTCCCGAGCTGACGAACTTCCTGTCGAGAGCGCAAGCAATCGGCGACGGTGAGTATCCAAAGTGGTGGAGTGCCGGAGAAGAGACACTTGGTTTGGAGAACGTCGCACGAACACCCGATTTGTGGGAAGTTTATCTCCGCCGTTGGATTATCCGCCACAGCTACGCAGTAGAGGCCGCGCAGGGCGCGAGCACCGCCCAGAGCCTCACTCCCGCTCAGGTCGATGCGGCATGGGCGATACTCAAGGACTGCCGTAAGCGCACCGTGCCCGTTCTTCTCCGAATGAAGGAAGACCCCGGTTTGTCCCCGCCGGATGCCTCGGCAAACAAAGAGATGCAGTTGCCGACCACGATGCCGGGGAATAACGAAATGCCAGCAAACTCACAAACACCTAATCGATACGAAAAAGAGCTAGACACGATATTCCAGTCGCTGAAAACGCGACTGAGTGCATTGCTGTCAACAAAACAGAAAAATGCCGAGGCCAAGGAGCCGTCATAGTGAATAGTGGGGCCGTAGAATTTTGCTATTCAACGGTCCCGGGGCCATGCTCGCTGCCAGGCCCCCGCCGCCGCGCGACGCCGGCCTGCGATTCACTGAGCAGTTGCGCCAACTCCATCGCCGCATTCCTCGCCGCATTCGGCTTTGAAACCCCTTTGATCATCTCCTGCAATTCCCCGCGCACCCGCGCGAGCGTATTCAGATTCGACAGCCACTCAAACGCCCGCGCAATGATCGGCCCCGTGCTGTCGTAATACGGCATGAACTCGGGAACGATCTCTCGCCCCGCAAGAATGTTTGGCAGCGATAAGTACGGCGTATGAATAAGCCATCGACCGACAAGCAGGTATCGCCATTTCGGGGTCTGATACATGACGATCATCGGAGTGCCCCAGTAGGCAACTTCGAGCGTGACGGTGCCGGACGCCGCGAGGCACAGGTCGGCGGCTCGGATCGCGGCAGCGCGATCGTGTTCGCCGGTCACGATCGTCGCGTCGATGCGTTGCCGCGGGTTGGAAATGCATTGCTGAATCATCGTTCGGGTATCTTCGTTGGCCGCAACGATGACGATGTTCATGCGAGAGAATCGGCCGCGAAGCGCGGAAGCAATCTCCAACTGCCCCGGAAGCACTTCTTCAACAACGTGTTTTCGAGAGCCGGGAAGGAGCGTCAAAACGGTCGTGGCCGAGCCGCGCAGCTGTGCGATCCGAACATCGCTGATATCAGAAGCCGCCAGTCGATCGAAGGTGGGATGGCCGACGTATTTCGCCTGGATGCCGGCCGCCTGGAAATAGGGCTCTTCGAATTTCCAAAGGCAGGCGAGCCGATTAACGCGTCGCCGAACGCGATTGTTTCGCCAATTCCTGGGCCCCCAGGCCCACGTCTGCGGCGCGATGTAGTACATCACGGGAATATTGTTGCGACGGCAGATTTTGGCGATCGGCAGATTGAGTGCGGGAGAGTCCACCATCAAGGCCGCGTGGAAGCCACCTTCACGGATGAATCGCTTCAATCTGCCAAGCAGCCCGAGAACTTCCGGAATGCGGTAGAACGCCGCGTGGGCCATGGCGGATCGAGCCGTCATGTCGAAAAAACACGTGGCGCCCTCCCGCTGAAGCGCAGGGCCAGCTAGTCCGTGGAAACTGGCGGATGGGTGAAATTCCCGCAATGCGCGAAGGAGCGAGGCGGCATGCTCATCGGCGCTCTGCTCGGCGACGCTGACGAAAATCCGTGGATGACCGGCCTCGGGCTTCATGAGGGGCTCTGGGGGGTGAATCAGGGCTAAAGACGGCCGGGACACGATACCGCGGACTCCGGATGGAGCAAGCCAGACAGTAATCAACTCCACGGACTCCTCGGGACCAGATTCGGATCGGCCGCTCGGGGGAGCCGACGCACTGCGCCACGGGCCCCGGATGCCACCGTTGGCTGATCTTGACGCGAAAGGCCGATTCCTATACTCTTATGGGTCTCGCTACATATTCAGCAGATTTGGACACTTACGTTTTTTTCAGGAGGTGACATTTGTCGCAAGCGTTGGTCCGCGAGTTGATCGATGCGGGCATCCATTTCGGCCACCGCGCGAGCCGGTGGAACCCGAAGATGGGGCCGTATCTGCTCGGCAAGCGGAATTCGATTCACATTGTCGACATTCGCCAGACCGTGAAAGGACTGCTTCGCGCGAAGAAGTTCCTCGCCGCTGTCGTGGCCAATGGTCAAGATGTCTTGATCATCGGCACCAAACGACAAGCCAAGGACAGCGTTGAAAAGCATTCCAAGCGCGTGGGTATGCCCTACGTGACTGAGCGGTGGCTGGGCGGCACATTGACCAACTTCAAGACGATTCGATCGCGACTTACGCGGCTGGAGTATCTTGAAGAGCTCGTGAACACAGGCAAGATTGAAGAATTCAGCAAGAAAGAAAAGGCCCGCGCAGGTCGAGAGCGAGAGAAGATCGCCCGAAACCTCGACGGTATTCGCACCATGACGCGATTGCCCGGCGCCATCGTGGTGGTTGACGTAAAGCGCGAACATAACGCAATTCGTGAAGCGCAGAAGCTCAGCATCCCGACGGTCTGCCTGGTTGATACGGACAGTGACCCGGAAGGCGCGGACATCGTCATTCCAGGCAATGATGACGCGATGCGTGCCATTGAACTGGTCGTTGCGGCGTTGGCCGACGCGATCGAGGAAGGCAAGCGTGGGCGACAGGCGATGGCGGAAAAAGCCGGCGAGCAATCAGCCGGCGGTCCCGGTCATCCGCGACGATCAAAGCGCGCCTCGACCTCGAGCATTGCCGCATCACAGACCGAGGCCGAGATGGGCGGCGATTTTGAGCCCAAAGCAGAGCTTGAATCGCCCACCGGCTCGTCATCCGAGACAACCGAGAGCGTATCGTAATCGCGCGGACGGGTACGTCCCGCTGGTCGCGACATTGTGTCCACCCGAATAACTGACTGACGGCCGCAAGCTGTTGTGCCGTCGCTATGGGGGCCCCGCGCGAAGACGCGGTTCGCGTGGGGTTCGCCATTTAACGACCGATTCTTAGGAGTAAACACCCAATGGCTGAGATCACCGCATCGCAAGTTCAGGCCCTTCGTGCCAAGACCGACCTCGCGATGATGGACTGCAAGAAAGCGCTTGTTGAAGCAGGCGGCGACGAGAAAGCCGCTCTCGAAATTCTTCGAAAGCGATTCGCCGACAAGATGACGGAACGAGCCGAGCGAGAAACCGCAAACGGACGCATCGGTGTGTATGGCGGTCCGGAAGGCGCCGCGATGTGCGAGCTTCGCTGCGAAACGGACTTCGTCGCAACGAACACCGACTTCAAAGCGGTTGCAGACAAACTCGCTGAGCACTGCGCCAAGTCCGGCATCACCGACGTCGACAAGTTCAAGGCATCCAAAATGGCCAGCGGGCAGACAGTGCAGGAACTCCTGGTCGATGCTTTCGGCCGCATGAAAGAGAACCTGAATCTCGTCCGCCTTGTGCGGCTCGACGGCGCCGGTTCATCGTATGTCCACCACAACGGCCGCATCGGAACGATCATCACAGCGGATAAAGACCCCGGAGATTCCGGCCGCGG from Phycisphaerae bacterium encodes the following:
- the tsf gene encoding translation elongation factor Ts; its protein translation is MAEITASQVQALRAKTDLAMMDCKKALVEAGGDEKAALEILRKRFADKMTERAERETANGRIGVYGGPEGAAMCELRCETDFVATNTDFKAVADKLAEHCAKSGITDVDKFKASKMASGQTVQELLVDAFGRMKENLNLVRLVRLDGAGSSYVHHNGRIGTIITADKDPGDSGRGICMHIASATLLLGRVREDVDSKLVAEARERAAAEAKGKPDQILNKIVDGKLDKWFAERVLVEQPFVMDDKKTVGQFARENGFEVKSYLKYEVGVVG
- the lpxB gene encoding lipid-A-disaccharide synthase, giving the protein MKPEAGHPRIFVSVAEQSADEHAASLLRALREFHPSASFHGLAGPALQREGATCFFDMTARSAMAHAAFYRIPEVLGLLGRLKRFIREGGFHAALMVDSPALNLPIAKICRRNNIPVMYYIAPQTWAWGPRNWRNNRVRRRVNRLACLWKFEEPYFQAAGIQAKYVGHPTFDRLAASDISDVRIAQLRGSATTVLTLLPGSRKHVVEEVLPGQLEIASALRGRFSRMNIVIVAANEDTRTMIQQCISNPRQRIDATIVTGEHDRAAAIRAADLCLAASGTVTLEVAYWGTPMIVMYQTPKWRYLLVGRWLIHTPYLSLPNILAGREIVPEFMPYYDSTGPIIARAFEWLSNLNTLARVRGELQEMIKGVSKPNAARNAAMELAQLLSESQAGVARRRGPGSEHGPGTVE
- the rpsB gene encoding 30S ribosomal protein S2 — protein: MIDAGIHFGHRASRWNPKMGPYLLGKRNSIHIVDIRQTVKGLLRAKKFLAAVVANGQDVLIIGTKRQAKDSVEKHSKRVGMPYVTERWLGGTLTNFKTIRSRLTRLEYLEELVNTGKIEEFSKKEKARAGREREKIARNLDGIRTMTRLPGAIVVVDVKREHNAIREAQKLSIPTVCLVDTDSDPEGADIVIPGNDDAMRAIELVVAALADAIEEGKRGRQAMAEKAGEQSAGGPGHPRRSKRASTSSIAASQTEAEMGGDFEPKAELESPTGSSSETTESVS
- a CDS encoding cobalamin-dependent protein (Presence of a B(12) (cobalamin)-binding domain implies dependence on cobalamin itself, in one of its several forms, or in some unusual lineages, dependence on a cobalamin-like analog.) encodes the protein MAKIGLDGHDRGVKVLARGLRDAGLEVVYTGLWQSPATAAKAAVEEDVDILGASFHSAAHLTLVPILMDEMKKLGRPDIPVVIGGIIPPDDVQAMKDAGVAIVFETEVSLAKIVEQVKALAIKVHDQRRRCAENGDLDRWIAAMCSGDRVALGRVLTWVEDGATIEQVNRTLPRGDGRTAVVGFTGSPGVGKSTLIGRLLREIRNRGKSVAVVAVDPVSPLTGGALLGDRARMTINAGDAGVFLRSAASRGQLGGLAPTTGAMVEVIRRAKFDVLLIETVGAGQNDVAIREWARPLVLLMMPGAGDGLQMEKAGITEVADVFVINKADLPGADKLASEIVESMGSNRPIVKTVASHGKGIAELADVILKA